A single Streptomyces sp. Edi2 DNA region contains:
- a CDS encoding DEAD/DEAH box helicase, translating to MDHLELRTEADTILAELVGDPGGSARLREDQWQAVAALVEERRRALVVQRTGWGKSAVYFVATALLRRRGSGPTVIISPLLALMRNQVESAARAGIQARTINSANPEEWETIYGEVERGETDVLLVSPERLNSVDFRDQVLPKLAATTGLLVVDEAHCISDWGHDFRPDYRRLRTMLAELSAGVPVLATTATANARVTADVAEQLGTGGGDALVLRGPLDRESLRLGVLELPNAAHRLAWLGERLGDLPGSGIIYTLTVAAAEEVAAFLRQSGYPVASYTGKTENADRLQAEEDLLANRVKALVATSALGMGFDKPDLGFVVHLGSPSSPIAYYQQVGRAGRGVDHADVLLLPGREDEAIWAYFASVGFPPEEQVRRTLAVLEEAGRPLSLPALEPLVDLRRSRLEMMLKVLDVDGAVKRVKGGWTATGQPWAYDAERYAWVAKQRAAEQQAMRDYVATRGCRMEFLQRQLDDEKAVPCGRCDNCAGHWLEAVVSSSALAAAAGELDRPGAEIEPRKMWPTGLAAVGMDLKGRIPVGQQAVTGRALGRLSDIGWGNRLRPLLSAQATDGPVPEDVLGAVVTVLADWARSPGGWASGSSDAVARPVGIVAMPSRTRPQLVGSLAEGVARVGRLPLLGTLVYTSQADEYAAHRSNSAQRLRALAASFTVPDELAAALAGTPGPVLLIDDYTDSGWTLAVGARLLRQAGADQVLPLVLALAG from the coding sequence GACGGTGATCATCTCGCCGCTGTTGGCGCTGATGCGGAACCAGGTCGAGTCGGCGGCGCGGGCCGGGATCCAGGCGCGCACGATCAACTCGGCCAATCCGGAGGAGTGGGAAACCATCTACGGGGAGGTCGAGCGCGGCGAGACTGACGTTCTCCTCGTAAGTCCGGAACGCCTCAATTCCGTGGATTTTCGCGATCAAGTGCTGCCCAAGCTTGCGGCCACGACTGGCTTGTTGGTGGTTGACGAGGCGCACTGTATTTCCGACTGGGGCCATGACTTCCGCCCTGATTACCGCCGCCTGCGCACGATGTTGGCGGAGTTGTCGGCGGGTGTGCCTGTGCTCGCCACGACGGCGACGGCGAACGCGCGGGTGACCGCGGATGTGGCAGAGCAGCTGGGCACGGGGGGCGGGGATGCTCTGGTGCTGCGGGGGCCGCTGGACCGGGAAAGTCTGCGGCTCGGGGTGCTCGAGCTGCCCAATGCGGCGCATCGGCTGGCGTGGCTGGGCGAGCGACTAGGGGACCTTCCGGGTTCCGGGATCATCTACACGCTGACGGTCGCGGCGGCCGAGGAGGTCGCGGCGTTCCTGCGGCAGAGCGGGTATCCGGTGGCCTCCTACACGGGGAAGACGGAGAACGCCGACCGGCTGCAGGCGGAGGAGGATCTGCTGGCGAACCGGGTGAAGGCGCTGGTCGCCACGTCCGCGCTGGGGATGGGCTTCGACAAGCCGGACCTGGGATTTGTAGTGCATCTGGGGTCACCCTCGTCTCCGATCGCCTATTACCAGCAGGTAGGGCGTGCGGGGCGTGGTGTGGATCATGCGGATGTGCTGCTGCTGCCGGGGCGGGAGGACGAGGCGATCTGGGCGTACTTCGCTTCGGTGGGCTTCCCGCCCGAGGAGCAGGTGCGGCGCACGCTGGCGGTACTGGAGGAGGCGGGCCGTCCACTGTCGCTGCCGGCGCTGGAGCCGCTGGTGGATCTTCGGCGCTCGCGCCTGGAGATGATGCTGAAGGTCCTGGACGTGGACGGTGCGGTCAAGCGTGTGAAGGGGGGCTGGACGGCCACCGGGCAGCCGTGGGCGTACGACGCGGAGCGGTACGCGTGGGTCGCGAAGCAGCGGGCGGCGGAGCAGCAGGCCATGCGGGACTATGTGGCGACCAGGGGGTGCCGGATGGAGTTCTTGCAGCGGCAGCTGGACGACGAGAAGGCGGTCCCGTGCGGTCGCTGCGACAACTGTGCCGGGCACTGGCTGGAGGCGGTGGTCTCTTCCTCAGCACTCGCGGCGGCGGCAGGCGAGCTGGACCGTCCGGGGGCAGAGATCGAACCACGCAAGATGTGGCCGACCGGGCTCGCCGCGGTCGGCATGGACCTGAAAGGCCGTATTCCCGTGGGCCAGCAGGCGGTCACCGGGCGCGCGTTGGGCAGGCTGTCGGACATCGGCTGGGGCAACCGCCTGCGCCCCCTGCTGTCGGCGCAGGCCACGGATGGGCCGGTCCCGGAGGACGTGCTGGGTGCCGTCGTGACGGTGCTGGCCGACTGGGCGCGCTCGCCGGGCGGCTGGGCCAGCGGCTCCTCTGACGCGGTGGCGCGGCCGGTGGGGATCGTCGCCATGCCGTCGCGCACCCGCCCGCAGTTGGTCGGCTCACTGGCTGAGGGCGTGGCCAGGGTCGGCAGGCTCCCGCTGTTGGGCACCCTGGTCTACACCTCGCAGGCGGATGAGTATGCGGCGCACCGCAGCAACTCCGCCCAGCGGCTGCGAGCCCTGGCCGCCTCGTTCACCGTGCCCGACGAACTCGCCGCCGCTTTGGCCGGCACTCCCGGCCCGGTCCTGCTCATCGATGACTACACCGACTCCGGCTGGACCCTGGCGGTAGGCGCACGCCTCCTGCGTCAGGCCGGTGCCGATCAGGTGCTCCCGCTCGTCCTGGCTCTGGCCGGATAG